One segment of Triticum aestivum cultivar Chinese Spring chromosome 2A, IWGSC CS RefSeq v2.1, whole genome shotgun sequence DNA contains the following:
- the LOC123190198 gene encoding uncharacterized protein, giving the protein MHRPPPPPVASWLLLLPPFVFLCLQNQIAPSADPPPDRSKAAPCLLRGTRSAFPLGEAMSAVITKFAVTSMVMWMAPVAIMYGFIYQIFPGVGQLSPSAQTMASGFLAVISVNLVIGFYIYMAMKETPHQEPQPDPTFLANAKASINQPTSSQVSDDSHGKGKVE; this is encoded by the exons ATGCatcgtccccctcctcctcccgtGGCATCTTGGCTGCTACTCCTGCCTCCCTTCGTCTTCCTCTGCCTCCAGAACCAGATCGCCCCCTCCGCCGACCCGCCTCCAGATCGGAGCAAAGCGGCCCCCTGTTTGCTTCGCGGCACCAGATCAG CATTCCCATTAGGAGAAGCAATGTCGGCAGTAATCACAAAGTTCGCCGTCACATCTATGGTGATGTGGATGGCCCCAGTTGCAATCATGTATGGGTTTATCTACCAGATTTTTCCAG GTGTCGGTCAGCTTTCCCCCTCGGCGCAAACCATGGCCAGTGGATTCCTTGCTGTCATCTCGGTCAATCTAGTGATCGGCTTTTACATATACATGGCCATGAAGGAGACTCCCCATCAAGAGCCCCAGCCTGATCCAACCTTTCTGGCAAACGCCAAAGCAAGCATTAACCAGCCAACTTCTTCTCAAGTGAGTGATGATTCCCATGGGAAGGGGAAGGTCGAGTAG